The segment tcaagaaatactactattgtgggacgtctgaatgtatgtctatgttctaggacctgacgtagagtgaatatctggtctatgcaaccaagtccaggtcggaaaccagcctggttttctctagtctgctcttcacgagctttggttaggcgttcATGTATTATCGAAGCTAATATTTTTAggcactatattagtcaaactgatccctctatgattgtcacaggaggacttttgtcctttcttatagactggcacaatcagtgattgggaccagtcagatggaattacgtccagttcccagattctacctaagacctcagtcaatctcgttgctagtactggaccaccatccttaaaaatctcaggggtaaacctatcagggcctgcggctctccctcgctttagatttcctatagcttttccaacctcgtagagagttggaggacttacctcaattcgccattcaggacgactggggatcgtgggtaactgaagtgtggctgaagaccagttgaactgatccctaaagtgttctgctcatcgatccaatctcctggattgagaatgaatgatatgcccatctttgtctgagatagtttcgctaatagttgggttcctaatgccggtttttttaataagtctgaatagctgtctgctgttacctattgccgctgccttttccatctctcttgctttcgctacccaccactgttcacgatcattgcgtaggcttcttattagcctgcgcttaagctgactccgctcttcgttatgtccagagccaggtgggatgagttttcgagcatctatcagtgcggtagatgctgttGAGATCCATTGtctctccctgaccttatggcttaccttactagcggatatcactgctgtttccacagcttttcggatgtcattccgcgctgcttcggggtgggcacaacttacatgtctgtctaactgtttttccagttgttcctgaaatatattcttagcttgcttatcattaagtagaacccttagaggcttcccttcagtgtctttcctacgtccagtaagacgcagacagatacgtgctcgcactagagcatgatctgagtctaaacatgtgccccagaatgatcgACAGTCTTCTACCGAGCCTCTCTATCGGTGGCtcatagcgatgtgatctaattgggtccaacgttggaacgaattcgggggtcgccatgtcaaaagatgtttttccttatgcttaaggttagtatttgcaagaaataggcggttatctgagcacagctgcaacagacggtcgccattatctgttcttttagccacgacaacATAAGATcctcccaggtgtctttccctttcacctagtttacctacttgagcattaaagtcaccagccactattgctacatcagaacgcctggCTTTTCGGaaaaggtcagaaagtttcctgtaaaactcatcttttatatcgtcttagctgcagtcagtgggagagtaggcagagacgacgaagaggcaacgacgagtttccctatctttccgagtccttactgatccgtttagtcggacagcgcatagacgactgtctactgggatccagtctaaaagagctagttcagccctaggacttaatgctatacctactccagcgaggccacgggaagtagcatcagggcttccagatacacgaagcgtatatcgagatggttctttattttgattaggttaggtcaaatgaatgacgctactcggatcttgtatgcgcgtttcggagacgcagcacacatcgatggtgtaagattctagagtcctagctaaggaagcctgttgtcctatttggcacaatgttcggacattaaaagttcctatatgtagtttagagcgtggtttcaggagaccaggaataacgttacGTGTATTCGGATCGTCTGCCCTAgtggtgcgaggtgataaaaggacgtgggaagggttagtcgtggaaataagagagttattaggtgtaggaaggatttgaaagtgaccaacttggtctcgtgtgctgttacgggtatgagggctagtatcacttcccggctgcccacaccgtggaaggctatttcttgagggacctgaaaaagaagttggattagtgttggtcttaacgacctgggagcgtgaccgcagtgcccaagggacaactggttgaggccggtcacgcacggcctttttgtgggggatttttgacgtgttagctctgttcttcaaaggaccttaccaccggagacagAAATCCgtaggataaggcgaggtgtgcatttttagggtcgaccttttctaacctcacccctccttgtggaaaggtagcatcgctgtcatgctggttgtctgaaggaaacaccttactgccgtcacacctctgtacagtcggcagtacgacttcgccttcggaccttgggattgctgcttttagtcttaccgctcttcaaccgacctgtctggcatggtaggacctcgaggaacgattgttccagccagcatagctcgattgcttcatcacgataggcaagcccgaccaccacgtcaaggtagcagcaacggccGGGAGTTACTGAATCGTCCTGCAGTCCAACTAAGCATCTGAATTTTTGCCTTTGTACAAAAACTGGTTCGTGTCAATCCTTGTTGTTTTCAGTATCAACGATATTCAATTGATGTGATGTATTTTTACGTAAACATGTACAAAAAACTCATTAACATTATCGTCTTATTATTGGACATTGAGGTGCCCTTAAGTTCACCAGCTCTTCCCATTAAATAGTAAGCTTGCCCTCTGCTGAGGTGGTTGAAACATATGTGTTTTCTGGTGTAGCAGTAGGCCGGCAAAAAGCCAGGAGCGACCAAACCAATACATATCATAAATCTATGAAGCCATTGACAATTGAATCTAGCCATGCTAAcaagtgtagactacctggtttgATCCGTGTGATTATCATCACCAATGGTTATGGACTTTGGACGCCaaggctcaaaatcgtttgagATGTCTCAGGTGTACCCGTTCTTCCACCGAATTCTGAGATTCTAAACTATTCGTaacgttttttgtttttattctacTAATCTATATTTTCGAGTCGTATCTTCGATGTCTAATCTTCCCTATCCCcgctgatactgttactactcctACTGTTCTGTAATTTGACCTGACAATTTGATCACTCTGTGCTAATGGAGTGTGGCAAcatgaaccgatgtacatacgtacaagGTTccatgttgtgactgactggttgATTGTTCAAGGAGGTTTATCTAAAACTATAACAAATTATTCCGTCGTTTTAATGAGATTGTAATTTTTCGGACTAAGAATTAGCCTATTCACTTACAATATCGTAGGatgttatttcattgaaaattctGAAGAAACTCGTGCAAAACATATGACGTTTCATCCAGTTTAAAGGTTCACTGGTTATTTATTCTGTATTTGACTCCCAGACAACATCTTGCATGTTTCAGAACGTAGTCGTTATGTTTCATACTCACAAAGCAAGTATTAGGTTACATATTATTTAGTAGTCCGTCCACTATGATCATTGCCTTATTGAAGACCATGTGTAGAGAGGGGATCTTGTTGATTGTTTAAATTGTCGAACATTTACATGTAATAAATTGTATTGTGGTTCATCTAAATGAATAACATCACATTTACACCAAATCGATTTTGTGTTTGTCTACAGTTCTCGTTTTATTTGAAATTGATGAATTATTCGAATGGTCTAAGTGCTCAGCTTTCAACAGTTGGTTTTCAGGTATCAATGcaaaggttggacttgatagtttcatatAAATTGATCgttgggtagaaagttaataaatatatttttgttatatcccaatgagtagaaaacttgtatttctgacgtttcgtgacttaatgggAACCACTTTTTCAGAGTAGATAAATAACTGAGTTGATTGCACCAAAAATATTCTGCATTGTTCCCTTTGTTCAATTTAAACTTGTGTCAAGTTATTCCGGCTACTTACTTACCTTGAAAAAGTGGTTGacattaagtcatgaaacgtcagaaatacaatttttatacctattgagatataacaaaaacaGATTTATTATCATTGGTTTTCAGGTTCAAATTAATCCTCTGGATATTTAGGTTTAATCATCAGTTTAGCGATTTATAAACACTTGCGCAGTGTTCAACCTGAATGCGGTTGTACAGATTCATAACTGTTTTGTTAATTTAACTTAATTACTACTGGTTATTCATAGTGCATTTGAAATAACGCAAATGGATGTAGTGGTTTTAGCCTACTTATTCTTTGGTATTCGTTTATGTAGCTGACTTTCGTAATATTTTATTTGGTTTTCCGAAGTTGTTGCATTCAGTGATATTGTTTACGAGGGGACCAAGGTCACACTTTCCATTCAGCTTAAATGATTGTATTTAGTTCGCGATTGAAATGCACTTAGAATGTGAAGCAAACGTTCTCACGTTAATGGCTAAGAACCCAGTTATGGGGAATTTTCCATTGAAGTGAAATGGTAAATTCTTTAGCAGAGAAACCTAGAAATCTTGATTTGCTCATTGTCCAGTGCCTGCTAGTTCAGGAAAATAGACCATCCGTAGGATACTCGGGCGTGATCACATCTCTTCGCCACGTAAAGTTTGTGAGGTTGAAACTGAAATAAGACTACCTTTGCTTTTATGTTCAGCTTTAAGTCATAATGACAGATTGTCAGAGTACCGGTAAGTCTTAAGTCATATAATAGTTATCTCCAAGGTCGCCTATTTTGAGGAGAATAATGAATTTCTTTTTACAGTATGTAATTTCGATAGTCCCTGTGTATACTAGTAGTCACCCAATTAATTTATTCTTAGTATCAATGTtttggaagcaatggacggccgtttcgtcctattatgggactcctcagcatcgcacatccacgatcccgcacttgcgggattcgaactcaggacctaccagtctcgagccagagccctgcttcagtctgggcacctgggcagtatcacagccctcacacaaatcaaatgagatttgtgaggcgcatatttatctggtgcttccttgtaccaatatttatgtgtttaaataaaaataaaaaaatcaatgtTTTCATTGTTTGATCTGCCAATATTATTGTTTCCTTAATCAAAAAGTTAGGTGAAGAAATTAATCGCGTTTGTGGTGCATCTATTCCTGATATTACAAAATCTGTCATGAATTTGCAATCAGCACCTGCTAATGGTTCACCCAATGATCTTTCATCACGTCTTCACTCTTTAATTAATAAGGCACCTGTTATGCTTTTTATGAAGGGTAGCCCCGAAGAACCTCGATGTGGATTTAGCCGCCAGATCGTCAGTATTTTGCGTTCTAATAATGCTAAGTTTGAAACGTTCGATATCTTACAAGATGAAGTGGTTCGACAAGGTTTGTTCGacttttaattaaaattcaagTTTCTGGTCTTGTTGAATAAgggttttaaattatttttttattagtttAATGTGTGAGGTCGTTTTGTGTTATTTCAGACTTCAATTGTCTCCCCAGTACCAGCATTTATATTTCCCAATAAATTCCACTTTTTTGTCGTTAACAGATAAATTGCAAGTACCTTTATGTATTTGTTTACTTCATCTGACTTCATACATTCGGAGCACATAGTGACTAACTGTTACCAGAAACACTTCAGCCGGTGTTTATGCATACAAAAAGTTATATCCTCCAAAGGAATATCTACTCTGAGACAACATTTGAAGTCTTAGTTCTATTAGTCTAGTACGTGATATGTTTACTGAACGTAAGAAGTTTCAGTTTTGTCGGTGCTGGAGTTCGTGAGTGCGGCTAATCGTTTTCGAGTTGTTGCTTAAAATCAACTGCTTTGCCTATAATTGGTTGTACATATACGTTTTGCGAAGCAATTATAAACGTTTAATCGGAGAGGTATTCAACTGGCTATAATGAtgatacatttgtatttatctaactcgtttgtttttcatttttcattctTAACATGTACACTTTGTTAAGCCTTATACAGGGTAGCTAACAGCCCTAATGTCCAAATGTAAAATTTTGgagaaatttttaaaaatatatcatatCTAAGAACGTTGTTGGTTATGGAATGTTCTATAATAAAGTTTACTTGGTTATAGCATACAAATAGAAAAAATAATACCATTTAAATAAACCTAAACGTAAAGTTTCTTTTGCTTGACAGTTTCTAAAGCTCAGTCTGTCATTGTGATCATCCCATCATCTTTGGTCCTATTCTGTGAAGATTCATGCTCCTTACGTGGTTatcctatcaatacttactgagTCTGATATGTTATTAAACCGTACCTAGTGTGGGAGTTATAGTAGTTCGAGATTGAAAACTCTGTATAAGCATTCATTAAGACGTGGTTTTTGGGATCACGGATAAGTTTAATTAAACGGGTCAGTCTCTCGACTTTCGGCTGTTATGTCACAGGTTTGAACCCCATCCTGTCAAGTTCGACTGAAACCCGGATTTATATTCCCATACCTGAGTCACCATCACTTCATTATTTCGCTAACTATCAACTTATTTTTGTATTTCGAACTTCGTTTGTGAAAATTTACAATTGAATTATTCGGTAACTTAACAGATTTTCTTATATGCGTAAGCTTCCCTGATAAGATTTTAGCCAAGTAGGAATTTGTATATTACTCTTCAATCATTTCCTGTCGGCTACGAGATAGAAGAACCATCAGATACTTAAATTCAAAGCAAAGTAAGATTCAAACTTGCTATTTAGTAATTGAAAGTCCAGTCCGCCAATGGGTTGCAGCTTAGTCTCGTTTTACTGAAATACCTTGACGGTGTATTTAAGTTCTAGTTTTTTTCTCTTGTAGGTTTGAAGTCCTATTCCAATTGGCCAACGTATCCACAATTATATGTGAAGGGTGAGTTAGTGGGTGGCGTGGATATCGTACGAGAGTTAGCTGATTCAGGAGAGTTAGCACAAATGTTGATAGTTCCGTGAATGCGGCAAATAAAACACCTTCATTCTTTAAACCTCTGtcatttattgtatttttaaaTGTAATATAACCTGATTGAATTGGAGTCTTCAGTTTTAGAATTTGTGGGTAATATCGGCTTTGGATTTTGTTTACTATTAATTGTATACATAAAATATTTAGATATAGCATGCTTACTGCGTTAACCAATATCAATCGACGCAACCCGTGTGCTTGATCCACTAACACAAAGACTTTTGTAATCTATCAAAGATAATTTTCTGGGTGAAACTGTACTCAACGtttatgaaaacattaaatgttGGGTAAGTATGTCTGCTACCCTGTTATTCAAAGTTGTCTTCACTTCCCAGCTAAATGGTTGAAAGACCAGAATTCAATATCGTAATCGCGCTTTTCTCCAGTTGTCTTGTTAATCTTTAAGTGTACCTGTCTCTCCATAGAATTAACATTAAAGCCGTGTTCAATATAAATAAAGGAGTAGAAGTTTGACTAAAATTTAGTGCTTGATGTTACTATTTCACACAGCACCTGAAACGACCATTATCATATACTACTGGTACTTTTATGATTTTTATCATCGCATTCTGAGTGAATATTTTGGCAATTAGCTTATCACTAACATAACAGATTGCTAAAGGTTGATTTGCTATCACTAGTGAAATTATGCTAGTATAACTCCCACTGATTTAGTCGACATAATCTCAGTGTTTCGCCCAGCAGTCTTGTGTCCTGTTTCTGATAAATGTACTGACATCGTTGACCTGTTTTCAAGTTTTTTTAAGAACTTAACAATGTTCCGAGAACCGTCTGACTCCTTTTATCTTTATGCTACAAGTTCAGCGATACTGCAAATGGTGCACTTGGTTTCACAGATGCATTTTTCTCTCCTTTGATGTCGGCATCCTTGACTTATACAAATCCGAATTTCAGGATATCTTTTACTcgaaattatatttgaatattatgtttatttaggCTTTTAGTTTCTTTTTGGAGTAGGATGACGGCAGTGGTAATCCTGTTCGTTGGTTAGTGTTTGATTTTTATTCCGCCtttaataaatgtttaaatagGTTTGGAATAATCGGGGAAATTGAAGATCCCACACCCACGCCTGATTATATGTATAGATTTCAAAATGTGTATAATATCAACCCAAGAGATTATCATAGCTTGCTAATAATCTCAAGGGGTCTAATAGATGTGCTAAATATATAGGTGTATTAGATTTTGAATGTATAATATCTGACGCTCTCGGCACATCAACAAGGAAACGTTCTACATTATTACTTCAGCAACCAGACGTCACTAACGAGGAAACAAGCCCAATGAAATAATTACGTAGAGACTAAGCAATCGTTATTTTAAATCAGAAGGATACCACCGTTCTTATAAGCACGTCAGGCTACAGAATAAAGTGAAGCAACATCTTGAAGATGAATGTTATCGAGAAGTCAGTAGAACTAAGCGTGGAGCCATATACTAAACAGACCAAGAGTTGGTGATATGAAGATACTACAATCCATGGAAATGAGATTAAAACTTTCATGATCAAATAGTGTGCAacagtggcatggcgagcagaaccaccgcatga is part of the Schistosoma mansoni strain Puerto Rico chromosome 1, complete genome genome and harbors:
- a CDS encoding putative glutaredoxin, grx — translated: MSLLVVNAGIELRRLIKNERKLVVFFSSPNVPQCDQVHNVLKTLKEDTVNSEILFVHVDAEVVSEVSKQLEIISVPTVLFFQLGEEINRVCGASIPDITKSVMNLQSAPANGSPNDLSSRLHSLINKAPVMLFMKGSPEEPRCGFSRQIVSILRSNNAKFETFDILQDEVVRQGLKSYSNWPTYPQLYVKGELVGGVDIVRELADSGELAQMLIVP